Proteins from a single region of Cydia pomonella isolate Wapato2018A chromosome 13, ilCydPomo1, whole genome shotgun sequence:
- the LOC133524521 gene encoding uncharacterized protein LOC133524521 isoform X1, producing MLCERYNNPKRLVSNHMRALFDVEPVPSTPSGLRGLCDNISKHLRSLRSLNVPTENWDLAIIHLLVKKLDSRLQSKWENSVDLRKLPSLQDFKNFLKNRADRLEATSPAVPSDAPSTSKKAMVTTSEPIKVTSKQFKSNQCPYCSSTHYINQCPKFIALNVIARIRAVNKLRLCFNCLSGTHVLTNCRASTCRVCKGKHHTLLHKPNTNTHVGSNPIPTRLPISTLIDEQPSSSQIETTLSNNTIIEKQINNARNRSVFLTTAQVLVRDKHNNVHKLKAFLDNGSQENFITQNAAKRLKLNKEQNALNVIGFNEKVSSVVESCDVTFHSLDGNFTTNLFCFITPTICTTNIEIPNVQRWHIPSRYKLADDEFNLAQDVDLLIGGEIFFDLLLTGKYSLGPGLPVLRRSRLGWLVTGPVHKKSESAIQCKITVETQLKKFWEIEEGSAPNLPYDEKQCEDIFLKTHTHNSEGNFEIELPLKQPPTKLGRSRHIAYRRFKTLETKFERNPEFKDKYVNFMREFEQAGHMIKLQDNYDGPCNFLPHQAIFRDSPSTPIRIVFDCSCRTDNGVSLNDIQYKGSIKQDELINILLRFRKYQYVINADIQKMYRCIYVKPNQQYLQCIFWRENTHQRLQIYMLTTLSFGLKSAPHIATRCLLQLSNENQHTFPAAAEAIANQFYMDDFIAGGDDENQVAETATQVNEILQGANFTLRKWKSNSEAVINRGSSRLISWRRCDVS from the exons ATGCTTTGTGAACGTTATAACAATCCTAAACGTTTAGTTTCCAACCACATGCGAGCCTTGTTCGACGTGGAACCGGTACCGTCAACTCCTTCGGGTCTTAGAGGTCTGTGCGATAATATTTCCAAACATTTGAGATCTTTGCGTTCATTAAATGTACCTACCGAAAATTGGGATCTCGCAATTATTCACTTACTAGTTAAAAAGTTAGACAGCCGATTGCAATCAAAGTGGGAGAATAGTGTTGATTTGAGAAAATTGCCTTCGTTGCAGGATTTCAAAAACTTTCTAAAGAACCGAGCTGACCGGCTGGAAGCGACCAGCCCAGCAGTACCATCGGACGCACCCAGCACTTCCAAGAAGGCCATGGTAACCACGTCCGAACCTATTAAGGTAACCTCAAAACAGTTTAAATCCAACCAGTGCCCGTATTGTTCGAGTACACATTATATTAATCAGTGTCCAAAGTTTATTGCATTAAACGTTATCGCGCGAATCCGAGCCGTGAATAAATTACGATTATGCTTTAATTGTTTGTCCGGAACGCATGTCTTAACAAACTGCAGGGCCAGTACATGTCGAGTATGTAAGGGCAAGCATCATACGTTACTACACAAACCAAATACCAACACTCATGTAGGTAGTAACCCCATACCAACGCGATTACCAATATCAACATTAATCGACGAACAACCGAGTTCTAGTCAAATCGAGACTACCCTGTCGAATAACACTATAAtcgaaaaacaaataaacaatgcGCGAAATAGATCAGTTTTCCTCACAACAGCCCAAGTGCTCGTTAGGGATAAGCATAACAATGTGCATAAACTAAAAGCATTTTTAGACAATGGCTCCCAAGAAAATTTCATTACCCAAAATGCGGCAAAaaggttaaaattaaataaggaaCAAAATGCCTTAAACGTCATAGGTTTCAATGAAAAAGTGTCTAGCGTCGTAGAATCGTGTGACGTAACATTCCATTCCTTAGACGGTAACTTTACAACGAATTTGTTCTGTTTTATTACGCCTACAATTTGTACTACCAATATCGAAATACCAAACGTGCAACGTTGGCACATTCCGTCGCGTTATAAGTTAGCTGATGACGAGTTTAACTTAGCTCAAGATGTAGATTTGCTTATCGGTGGGGAGATATTCTTCGATTTACTACTTACCGGTAAATATTCGCTCGGGCCCGGATTACCGGTTCTGAGGCGCTCGCGACTGGGATGGTTAGTCACGGGTCCCGTACATAAAAAATCCGAGTCTGCTATTCAATGTAAAATTACAGTTGAAAcgcaattaaaaaagttttgggAAATAGAGGAGGGTTCCGCACCAAATTTACCTTATGATGAAAAACAATGTGAGGATATATTTCTGAAAACTCACACTCACAACTCTGAAGGTAATTTTGAAATTGAACTTCCATTAAAGCAACCACCTACCAAACTAGGTCGATCTAGGCACATAGCATATCGGAGGTTCAAAACTTTAGAAACCAAGTTCGAGCGGAACCCCgaatttaaagataaatatgtGAATTTCATGCGCGAGTTCGAACAAGCTGGCCATATGATTAAATTACAAGATAATTATGATGGCCCATGTAATTTTCTACCCCACCAAGCGATTTTTCGCGACTCCCCCTCTACCCCTATTCGCATTGTTTTTGACTGCTCATGCCGCACCGATAACGGCGTTTCTTTGAATGATATCCAGTACAAAGGCTCAATAAAACAGGACGAACTCATAAATATACTTCTACGGTTCCGAAAGTACCAATATGTTATTAATGCCGACATACAAAAAATGTACAGATGTATTTATGTGAAACCAAATCAACAATACCTACAATGCATATTTTGGCGGGAAAATACTCACCAACGACTCCAAATTTATATGCTGACCACATTAAGTTTCGGCTTAAAGTCAGCACCACATATAGCAACCAGATGTTTGTTACAATTGTCAAACGAGAACCAACACACGTTTCCAGCAGCTGCAGAGGCCATAGCGAACCAGTTCTACATGGACGATTTTATCGCCGGCGGCGACGACGAGAATCAGGTAGCTGAAACTGCAACACAGGTGAACGAGATCCTGCAGGGCGCCAACTtcacgctgcggaaatggaagTCCAACTCCGAAGCTGTCATAAATCGG GGCTCGAGTCGGCTAATTTCCTGGCGGCGCTGCGACGTTTCATAG
- the LOC133524521 gene encoding uncharacterized protein LOC133524521 isoform X2 yields the protein MLCERYNNPKRLVSNHMRALFDVEPVPSTPSGLRGLESANFLAALRRFIARRGKPKELDFWRRWSRDYIGTLQERTKWRSARGPSLAAGTVVLVREERLPPCRWRLGKIVATQPGRDGVTRVAIIRTTRGDIQRAFNNICPLPTSGQVI from the exons ATGCTTTGTGAACGTTATAACAATCCTAAACGTTTAGTTTCCAACCACATGCGAGCCTTGTTCGACGTGGAACCGGTACCGTCAACTCCTTCGGGTCTTAGAG GGCTCGAGTCGGCTAATTTCCTGGCGGCGCTGCGACGTTTCATAGCCAGGAGAGGTAAACCGAAGGAGTTG GACTTCTGGCGGCGCTGGTCACGTGACTACATCGGAACGCTGCAGGAACGCACGAAATGGAGGAGCGCGCGCGGCCCAAGCCTCGCAGCCGGCACCGTCGTCCTGGTACGAGAGGAACGCCTGCCCCCCTGCCGGTGGAGGCTGGGCAAGATCGTCGCGACGCAGCCGGGGCGGGATGGCGTCACCAGGGTAGCCATCATCCGAACCACCAGAGGAGACATCCAACGCGCGTTCAATAACATTTGTCCATTACCTACTTCGGGTCAAGttatataa
- the LOC133524520 gene encoding ecdysone oxidase-like, whose protein sequence is MPQQLAWLVLFMLFGGSRLEEVTDGSKRSYCTVDSHKNTYLQDNSTFDYIVVGAGGGGVPAAARLALAGADVLLIDAGGDPSLFTKIPGMAVMLLGSEKDWAYPTISNNVSCLSSQQQQCRFSRGKCLGGSTSINYMMYTRGNRRDYDDLGIKGWSWQDLKPYFLKYEGLQDLDKLPATSIPYHNTNGTMKIEFFGDSENSWHSRIVQGFQALNVSFNPDVNAESEIGVTQVIGYVYEGERMSTARGYLARNDVKRVLKVAKDTQCTGVIFDDMNNAIGIKVITKKGSTNRILRLYAKKEVILSAGTIGTAQILMLSGIGPAAHLNSLGIPVRADLPVGDNISDHVLPLIYIPVPQGHDAPRINPFSAYSNSLDLLKWCKSRTGTLASNGVTDITAMLNSHCYDFAQRKLIYNSSDCELPSLQMVHSFIEYNQIPGKENLVQRTTGLNMDIIQQLSATNKNQAIIVATPVVLRPYSRGTIRLASTDPLKHPAIFPNYLSDKRDVEEMLRSITILEHLVETPEYAARNASILHLRLPGCLEYSEDREGYWTCYIRHLTYSVFHAVGSAPLGAVLDEELRVRGVARLRVADLSVLPELPRGNTAAVAIAIGERVADFILKGVKEQ, encoded by the exons ATGCCGCAGCAGCTGGCATGGCTCGTACTCTTCATGTTGTTTGGTGGGTCACGGCTGGAAGAAGTCACCGATGGTTCGAAACGATCATACTGCACCGTCGATTCTCACAAAAACACTTATCTTCAAG ACAATTCCACATTCGACTACATAGTGGTGGGTGCAGGCGGCGGCGGTGTGCCAGCAGCGGCACGGCTCGCGCTCGCCGGCGCTGATGTACTGCTCATTGACGCCGGAGGTGACCCCAGCCTCTTTACCAAG ATTCCTGGAATGGCCGTTATGTTGTTGGGATCCGAGAAAGATTGGGCGTACCCGACCATTTCTAATAATGTTTCATGCCTATCGTCGCAGCAGCAACAATGCCGCTTCAGTCGCGGGAAGTGCCTCGGCGGCTCTACAAGTATCAATTATATGATGTACACGCGAGGCAACCGGCGCGACTACGATGATCTTGGCATCAAAGGCTGGTCCTGGCAAGACCTCAAACCATACTTCCTCAAGTACGAAGGCTTGCAAGACTTGGATAAGCTACCAGCAACTTCTATTCCCTATCACAACACCAATGGAACTATGAAAATAGAATTCTTCGGCGACTCCGAAAACTCTTGGCATTCAAGAATAGTACAAGGTTTTCAAGCTCTTAATGTTTCTTTTAATCCCGATGTTAACGCTGAGTCAGAAATCGGGGTGACGCAAGTTATTGGGTACGTGTACGAAGGCGAGCGAATGAGCACGGCTCGCGGATACTTAGCTCGCAACGACGTCAAGAGAGTACTGAAGGTCGCGAAGGACACACAGTGCACCGGTGTCATCTTTGACGACATGAATAACGCGATAGGAATCAAGGTTATAACAAAAAAAGGGTCAACAAACAGGATTCTTCGACTCTACGCAAAGAAGGAAGTAATTCTATCGGCGGGGACCATCGGGACTGCGCAAATACTAATGCTTTCCGGCATAGGACCGGCGGCTCATTTAAATAGTCTAGGTATTCCTGTACGTGCCGATCTACCCGTAGGCGATAACATCAGCGATCATGTGCTACCTCTGATATACATACCGGTTCCTCAGGGACACGATGCGCCAAGAATAAATCCTTTCAGCGCTTACAGCAATTCTCTAGATTTATTAAAGTGGTGTAAATCGCGCACGGGGACGTTAGCGTCCAACGGAGTTACTGACATCACTGCAATGCTCAACTCTCACTGCTATGACTTTGCCCAGCGCAAGCTGATCTACAACAGCTCCGACTGCGAGCTCCCCTCACTACAAATGGTCCATTCGTTTATAGAGTACAATCAGATTCCAGGCAAAGAGAACCTCGTTCAAAGAACGACAGGTTTAAATATGGACATTATCCAACAGCTTAGCGCCACAAACAAGAACCAGGCCATAATTGTGGCCACACCCGTCGTGCTAAGACCATATTCTCGCGGAACTATCCGTCTGGCTAGTACTGATCCTTTAAAACATCCTGCTATTTTTCCGAATTACCTGTCGGACAAGCGGGACGTCGAAGAGATGCTGCGCAGTATTACAATCCTGGAGCATCTGGTAGAAACGCCGGAGTACGCGGCGCGCAACGCGTCTATCCTGCACTTGAGACTGCCAGGCTGTCTGGAGTACTCGGAAGACCGTGAGGGGTACTGGACTTGTTATATTCGGCACTTGACGTACTCTGTATTCCACGCGGTGGGCAGCGCGCCGCTGGGGGCAGTGCTGGATGAGGAACTGCGCGTGCGTGGGGTGGCGCGCCTGCGCGTGGCCGACCTCAGCGTGCTTCCGGAACTGCCTCGCGGCAATACTGCCGCCGTCGCTATAGCCATCGGTGAGCGCGTCGCCGATTTCATATTGAAGGGAGTCAAGGAACAATGA
- the LOC133524521 gene encoding uncharacterized protein LOC133524521 isoform X4: protein MISLRHRTGSRHCAARKVTSRPKRPNDFWRRWSRDYIGTLQERTKWRSARGPSLAAGTVVLVREERLPPCRWRLGKIVATQPGRDGVTRVAIIRTTRGDIQRAFNNICPLPTSGQVI from the exons ATGATTTCTCTGAGACACAGGACCGGATCGAGACACTGTGCAGCGAGGAAGGTGACATCGAGGCCCAAGAGGCCGAAC GACTTCTGGCGGCGCTGGTCACGTGACTACATCGGAACGCTGCAGGAACGCACGAAATGGAGGAGCGCGCGCGGCCCAAGCCTCGCAGCCGGCACCGTCGTCCTGGTACGAGAGGAACGCCTGCCCCCCTGCCGGTGGAGGCTGGGCAAGATCGTCGCGACGCAGCCGGGGCGGGATGGCGTCACCAGGGTAGCCATCATCCGAACCACCAGAGGAGACATCCAACGCGCGTTCAATAACATTTGTCCATTACCTACTTCGGGTCAAGttatataa
- the LOC133524521 gene encoding uncharacterized protein LOC133524521 isoform X3 produces the protein MEVQLRSCHKSGLESANFLAALRRFIARRGKPKELDFWRRWSRDYIGTLQERTKWRSARGPSLAAGTVVLVREERLPPCRWRLGKIVATQPGRDGVTRVAIIRTTRGDIQRAFNNICPLPTSGQVI, from the exons atggaagTCCAACTCCGAAGCTGTCATAAATCGG GGCTCGAGTCGGCTAATTTCCTGGCGGCGCTGCGACGTTTCATAGCCAGGAGAGGTAAACCGAAGGAGTTG GACTTCTGGCGGCGCTGGTCACGTGACTACATCGGAACGCTGCAGGAACGCACGAAATGGAGGAGCGCGCGCGGCCCAAGCCTCGCAGCCGGCACCGTCGTCCTGGTACGAGAGGAACGCCTGCCCCCCTGCCGGTGGAGGCTGGGCAAGATCGTCGCGACGCAGCCGGGGCGGGATGGCGTCACCAGGGTAGCCATCATCCGAACCACCAGAGGAGACATCCAACGCGCGTTCAATAACATTTGTCCATTACCTACTTCGGGTCAAGttatataa